A window of Pseudomonas mucidolens contains these coding sequences:
- a CDS encoding C13 family peptidase, which translates to MRSLAPLALALLLTACGDGESLLPPDARLPDGGRYRGDLVNGLLQGQGRVDYPNGSWYAGQFDKGQWHGQGEWHGSNGEVYKGQFEHGLFDGQGSLTTTAISYVGGFKQGRRNGEGTLKEGQMSYRGEFKDDQYSGLGRLELADGSQYQGQFAHGKPNGEGQRNDDSGNLFSGHFVNGQLEGSGIFNSAEGDIYVGHFKQNQLNGKGRYENADGDVWIGEFKEGVLNGKGELTGSDGSHYAGRFNDWRFSGKGRLNLSDGSFYVGGFDNDSYHGQGTLALTDGTVQAGTWANGMRVRDADGKLLPDALEVGVLAQGRLLDAALAAVPASTPAVELYTLTLAGDGKQSVFLREADYVSNLLNIRFGARGQIRLVNHRDYIAERPMATRESLRRAVQTLAERTGPEDLVFIYMTSHGSHEHELVLEQPRMELADLPADELASVMAPLKNRDKIIVISACYSGGFIPALKDQHTLIMTASRADRVSFGCSEEADFTYFGDALFAQAFNQTDNLQHAFKLAQQHVAEREMADNFEASEPQIWAPKSVIARWQLLRKQQARKALESVSSNNKHAKSN; encoded by the coding sequence ATGCGCTCACTCGCCCCACTTGCTCTCGCTTTGTTGCTCACCGCTTGCGGCGACGGCGAATCCCTGCTGCCGCCCGATGCACGGCTGCCAGACGGCGGGCGTTATCGTGGGGACCTGGTCAACGGCCTGCTGCAAGGCCAGGGCCGGGTCGACTACCCCAACGGCAGCTGGTACGCCGGGCAGTTCGACAAAGGCCAGTGGCACGGCCAGGGTGAATGGCATGGCAGCAATGGCGAAGTCTATAAAGGTCAGTTCGAGCATGGCCTGTTCGATGGCCAGGGCAGCCTGACCACCACCGCAATCAGTTACGTCGGCGGTTTCAAGCAAGGCCGGCGTAACGGTGAAGGCACCCTCAAAGAGGGCCAGATGAGCTATCGCGGCGAATTCAAGGATGACCAGTATTCAGGTCTCGGCCGCCTGGAGCTGGCCGACGGCAGCCAATACCAGGGCCAATTCGCCCACGGCAAACCCAATGGCGAAGGCCAGCGCAACGACGACAGCGGCAATCTGTTCAGCGGTCATTTCGTTAACGGGCAACTGGAAGGCAGCGGCATCTTCAACAGCGCCGAGGGTGACATTTACGTCGGCCACTTCAAGCAGAACCAGCTTAACGGCAAGGGTCGCTACGAAAACGCCGACGGCGATGTCTGGATCGGCGAGTTCAAGGAAGGTGTCTTGAACGGTAAAGGCGAATTGACCGGCAGCGACGGCAGTCATTATGCCGGCCGGTTCAATGACTGGCGCTTCAGCGGAAAAGGTCGCTTGAACCTCAGCGACGGCAGTTTCTACGTGGGCGGTTTTGACAATGACAGTTATCACGGCCAGGGCACTCTGGCCCTTACCGACGGCACCGTGCAAGCCGGGACCTGGGCCAATGGCATGCGCGTGCGCGACGCCGATGGCAAGCTGTTGCCCGACGCGCTGGAAGTCGGCGTGCTGGCCCAGGGCCGTTTGCTGGACGCCGCACTCGCCGCCGTGCCCGCGTCCACCCCGGCAGTGGAGCTCTACACCCTGACACTGGCCGGTGACGGCAAGCAAAGCGTGTTTCTGCGTGAAGCCGATTACGTCAGCAATCTGTTGAATATCCGTTTCGGTGCCCGCGGCCAGATCCGCCTGGTCAACCACCGCGACTACATCGCCGAGCGCCCGATGGCCACTCGCGAAAGCTTGCGTCGTGCGGTGCAGACGCTGGCCGAGCGCACGGGCCCCGAGGACCTGGTGTTCATCTACATGACCAGCCACGGGTCCCACGAGCATGAGCTGGTGCTCGAGCAGCCACGCATGGAGCTGGCCGATTTGCCGGCCGACGAACTGGCAAGCGTGATGGCACCGCTCAAGAACCGCGACAAGATCATCGTGATTTCCGCGTGCTACTCCGGTGGTTTCATCCCGGCGCTGAAAGACCAACACACGCTGATCATGACGGCTTCACGCGCCGATCGTGTGTCGTTCGGCTGCTCTGAAGAAGCCGACTTCACCTACTTTGGCGACGCGCTGTTCGCCCAGGCCTTCAATCAGACCGACAATTTGCAGCACGCCTTCAAGTTAGCGCAACAGCATGTGGCCGAGCGCGAAATGGCTGACAACTTCGAAGCCTCCGAACCGCAGATCTGGGCCCCCAAAAGCGTCATTGCCCGCTGGCAATTATTACGCAAACAGCAGGCACGAAAGGCGCTGGAAAGCGTCTCTAGCAATAACAAACATGCCAAGAGCAACTAA
- a CDS encoding MaoC family dehydratase, producing the protein MPSVPVAQLKDYVGKELGRSEWFKIDQERINLFAEATGDYQFIHIDPVKAAQTPFGSTIAHGFLSLSLMPKLMEGLLIMPEGLKMAVNYGLDSVRFIQPVKVDSNVRLAVTLTDVTEKKPGQWLFKATATLEIEGQEKPAYIAESLSLCFV; encoded by the coding sequence ATGCCCTCGGTACCTGTAGCGCAGCTCAAAGATTATGTCGGCAAGGAACTGGGACGTTCCGAATGGTTCAAGATAGACCAGGAGCGCATCAACCTGTTCGCCGAAGCCACCGGCGATTATCAGTTCATCCATATCGACCCGGTGAAAGCCGCCCAGACGCCGTTCGGCAGCACCATCGCCCACGGTTTTCTGTCGCTGTCACTGATGCCAAAGCTGATGGAAGGCCTGCTGATCATGCCCGAGGGTCTTAAAATGGCCGTCAACTATGGTTTGGACAGCGTGCGCTTTATCCAGCCGGTCAAGGTCGACTCCAATGTGCGCCTGGCGGTCACGCTCACCGACGTCACCGAGAAAAAACCCGGCCAATGGCTGTTCAAGGCCACCGCGACCCTGGAAATCGAAGGGCAGGAGAAGCCAGCCTACATCGCTGAATCGTTGTCGCTCTGCTTCGTGTAA
- a CDS encoding CidA/LrgA family protein, translated as MLLRGLTWLVLFQLLGTAINHLFLPVMPGAIVGLLLLLAYLMWRGEVGEPLSLAAGSLLRYLPLLLVPPAVGVMVYAKDILADFWAIVGALVLSLVIAMGFAGVLMQKLVKRQGHKEQGQ; from the coding sequence ATGCTATTACGCGGTCTGACATGGCTGGTGCTGTTTCAATTGCTCGGCACCGCAATCAATCATTTGTTCCTGCCGGTTATGCCGGGAGCGATTGTCGGCCTGCTGCTGTTGCTGGCCTATCTGATGTGGCGCGGTGAAGTCGGCGAACCGTTGAGCCTGGCGGCGGGCAGCCTGTTGCGTTATTTGCCGTTGCTGCTGGTGCCGCCTGCCGTGGGCGTGATGGTGTACGCCAAGGACATCTTGGCTGACTTCTGGGCCATCGTCGGTGCGCTGGTGTTGTCGCTGGTGATTGCCATGGGCTTTGCCGGGGTCTTGATGCAAAAGCTGGTCAAGCGCCAGGGCCACAAGGAGCAAGGGCAATGA
- a CDS encoding LrgB family protein has translation MIFDWQGAWASVIHHPLFGIGITLGAYQLVLAAYEKTRWIFLQPVLVSMLLVIGVLLSCGLSYAEYRESTEIMGILLGPATVALAVPLYLNLRRIRQLFWPVFTTLVVGGVLATGLCVWLGWGFGAEHMVLMTMAPKSVTSPIAMLVAEQIGGVAALAAVFVLITGVVGAMVGPALLSRLGVHSPEARGMALGMTAHAVGTSVALQESEECGAFAALAMSLMGVATAVFLPLAVSIVV, from the coding sequence ATGATTTTCGATTGGCAAGGAGCCTGGGCCTCGGTGATCCATCATCCGTTGTTCGGCATCGGCATTACGCTGGGTGCTTACCAACTGGTGCTGGCGGCCTACGAGAAAACCCGCTGGATCTTTCTGCAGCCGGTGCTGGTCTCGATGCTGCTGGTGATCGGCGTATTGCTGAGCTGCGGCCTGAGCTACGCCGAATATCGCGAGAGCACCGAGATCATGGGCATCCTGCTGGGCCCGGCGACGGTGGCGCTGGCGGTTCCGCTGTATTTGAATCTGCGGCGAATTCGTCAGTTGTTCTGGCCGGTTTTTACTACGCTGGTGGTGGGTGGCGTGTTGGCGACCGGCCTGTGCGTGTGGCTGGGTTGGGGGTTTGGTGCCGAGCACATGGTGCTGATGACCATGGCACCAAAGTCGGTGACCTCGCCTATCGCGATGTTGGTGGCCGAGCAGATTGGTGGCGTCGCGGCGCTGGCGGCAGTGTTTGTGCTGATCACCGGGGTGGTCGGCGCAATGGTCGGGCCAGCGTTGCTGTCGCGCCTCGGAGTGCACAGCCCGGAAGCGCGCGGCATGGCGCTGGGCATGACCGCGCATGCGGTAGGTACCTCGGTGGCCCTGCAGGAAAGCGAAGAGTGCGGTGCGTTCGCGGCGCTGGCGATGAGTTTGATGGGCGTGGCGACGGCGGTGTTTCTGCCGTTGGCGGTCTCAATCGTTGTTTAA
- a CDS encoding LON peptidase substrate-binding domain-containing protein: protein MSLALFPLNTVLFPGCALDLQLFEARYLDMISRCMKKGQSFGVVCILDGAEVGEAPEGYAQVGCEALIRDFQQQDNGLLGIRVEGGRRFRVLEAEVQRDQLLVAEVQWLEDAPEQPLEEEDADLLALLQALAEHPMVAALDMGSDAQGQQALSNQLAYLLPFTEADKVDLLQLDDPQQRLDAIQLLLDELQGELF from the coding sequence ATGAGTCTGGCGTTGTTCCCTCTCAATACGGTGCTGTTTCCCGGTTGTGCCCTTGATCTGCAATTGTTCGAGGCGCGCTACCTGGACATGATCAGTCGCTGCATGAAAAAAGGCCAAAGCTTCGGCGTGGTGTGCATTCTGGATGGCGCCGAAGTCGGGGAGGCGCCGGAGGGCTACGCGCAGGTTGGCTGCGAGGCGCTGATCCGCGACTTCCAGCAGCAGGACAACGGCTTGCTGGGGATTCGTGTCGAGGGCGGCCGCAGGTTCCGCGTCCTTGAGGCCGAGGTTCAGCGTGACCAATTGCTGGTGGCCGAGGTGCAGTGGCTGGAAGATGCGCCCGAGCAGCCGCTTGAGGAAGAAGACGCCGACCTGCTGGCACTGCTTCAAGCGCTGGCCGAACACCCGATGGTCGCCGCGCTCGACATGGGTTCCGACGCGCAAGGGCAGCAGGCATTGAGCAATCAACTGGCGTATCTCCTGCCTTTTACCGAAGCCGACAAAGTCGACCTGCTGCAACTCGACGACCCGCAGCAGCGCCTGGATGCGATTCAACTATTGCTGGATGAGTTGCAGGGTGAATTGTTCTGA
- a CDS encoding bifunctional DedA family/phosphatase PAP2 family protein — protein sequence MGQWLDGITGWLTLNPQWLAAAVFIVACVECLAIAGLIVPGTVLLFAIAVLAGSGALSLSETLLLGMIGGLLGDAISYYLGRHFHQNIRRLPGLRHHPEWMSSAEAYFQKYGIASLLVGRFIGPLRPMLPMVAGMCDMPFPRFAAVSVLAAAGWSVAYLLPGWATGAAFRLPLPEGFWPEAGVVAACLALLLGVSLNSSLRGHRRATLWTGCVSLVLLIAMFIGYPHLNHFDQGLMALVQEHRDPALDQAMVMITQLGEFKKMFVASAVLTGLLLLARQWRHALFVGVTLLGAALINTASKLFFARGRPEILSDPLTSFSMPSGHASGSFAFFLALAVLAGRGQPTRMRLTWLLLGAIPAATIALSRVYLGAHWPSDILAGTLLAMTVCAFSLTLSQRQTPLPPMAPKVWWLILPACVAVLGFFALTGTSHALLRYAY from the coding sequence ATGGCTGGCTGCCGCAGTCTTTATTGTGGCCTGCGTGGAGTGTCTGGCCATTGCCGGGCTGATCGTGCCAGGCACGGTGCTATTGTTCGCGATTGCGGTGCTGGCCGGCAGCGGCGCGCTGTCCCTCAGCGAAACCCTGTTGCTGGGCATGATCGGCGGATTGCTGGGCGATGCGATCTCCTACTACCTGGGACGACACTTCCACCAGAACATCCGGCGCTTGCCCGGCCTGCGCCACCATCCCGAGTGGATGAGCAGCGCCGAGGCTTATTTTCAGAAGTACGGGATCGCCAGCCTGCTGGTTGGCCGTTTCATCGGCCCGCTGCGGCCGATGCTGCCAATGGTGGCCGGGATGTGCGACATGCCGTTCCCGCGCTTCGCCGCCGTCAGCGTGCTGGCCGCCGCTGGCTGGTCAGTGGCCTACCTGCTGCCGGGCTGGGCCACGGGCGCGGCATTTCGTCTGCCGCTGCCCGAAGGGTTCTGGCCCGAGGCCGGCGTCGTCGCCGCCTGTCTCGCCCTGCTGCTGGGGGTGAGCCTCAACAGTAGCCTGCGCGGTCATCGCCGGGCCACGTTATGGACCGGCTGCGTCAGTCTGGTCTTGTTGATCGCGATGTTTATCGGCTATCCCCACTTGAATCACTTTGACCAGGGCTTGATGGCCCTGGTCCAGGAACACCGTGACCCGGCCCTGGACCAGGCCATGGTGATGATCACCCAACTGGGCGAGTTCAAGAAAATGTTCGTCGCCAGTGCGGTGTTGACCGGCTTGTTGCTGCTGGCACGGCAATGGCGCCACGCACTCTTTGTCGGTGTCACGTTGCTGGGCGCCGCGCTGATCAACACCGCCAGCAAGCTGTTTTTCGCCCGTGGTCGCCCGGAAATCCTCAGCGACCCGCTGACCAGTTTCAGCATGCCGAGTGGCCATGCGTCCGGCTCGTTTGCGTTTTTCCTGGCCCTGGCAGTGCTCGCCGGCCGTGGCCAGCCTACCCGCATGCGCCTGACCTGGCTGCTGCTGGGCGCGATCCCCGCCGCCACCATTGCGCTGTCGCGGGTGTACCTGGGCGCGCATTGGCCATCCGACATTCTGGCCGGCACCTTGCTGGCGATGACGGTGTGCGCCTTCAGCCTGACCTTGAGCCAGCGCCAAACCCCGCTGCCGCCGATGGCACCGAAGGTCTGGTGGCTGATTTTGCCGGCCTGCGTGGCCGTGCTCGGTTTTTTTGCACTGACCGGTACCTCCCACGCCCTGCTCAGGTACGCGTATTAA